The following is a genomic window from Balneola sp..
GCAGGTTGACCTGGGGAAACGGATTTAATTTCATTGTAAAACCAACCAAGAAATTCTGTGTATTCTTCAAATTCAGCGTAATCTTCCAAGTAGGCTAAATAACTAGGCTCTGAAATGCTGAATGGCTGCTCTCCAATTCTCTCTGCAACTAAAAACATTTCTGCATAAGCTTTTGTATCCTGATCTTCAATGTGTTCAATCACCTGCATTCTTTTTTCGTCCAGCTCAGGATAGGCAACTTGCTTGATATCATATTCAGCAAGATTCATTTGGAAAGCATTTACTACACTATCATACACTCCAAAAGTCCTGGAGTAATAATGCGTAAAGTCCCTTATTCCGGCTCGTTGAGACTCAAGCACATCAAGACTGAAGAAGTCTTTAGAAACGGCCTCCTGAATAACTTTTTGTCGAGCAGTATCTACATCATAATTTCCAATATGGCGGTCGGAGTATTCAACAGCTCTTAGTTTTAATACTAAATCTTCGCCAACTACTTTTTGATAGAGTGGATCAAAGAGCGTTCCTTTTAGGTATTTTTCTGCACGACTTAGCTTTTCTTTACTGTAAGCAAGAGCTGAGTTTTTTTGACCAACTTTAAACTTATCCATCTCTAATTTAATAGCTGCGTCTAAGCCATTTATTTCCTCAAGGTACTCCTGATAGTTCAGATTTAAATTCTCATGATCTCCTGAAATGGCTACTTCAAATGGAAATGCCGCTCGTTTAATAGTAATTGAAGAAGATTTTCCGGGTTCTATATAAATAGGATACGACTCGTCCTGAATCGATAACCAGACAATCATAGGTTTATCAGCTGGGATAGAAAGCTCAAAGTTTCCTCCTTCCAACTCCAGATTGTACTGTTCTTTAATTGAATATTTATAGTGGAGAGGAGGGATTTCTACATATGCATTAGTATTTCCAATATAATCGATCGAGCCTGAGAGATAAGCTTCGTTTGAAGAACTACAGTTAATAAGTAAAATGGAGATAAGAAGAGCGGGTATTCTTAAGTGTAATAATTTTATTTTCATTGATAGTTAGGTAATAAAGTATTGAGAGAATAGGTTTATTAGAAAATCTTAAAGTTTGTCATTTTATCGAATTAACCATCTCTTTTAGTTCAGTTAATAGTTAAAAAATAATTTCAATTATTGGTGTAACAATTAGTTAACATCTTTCTCTTAAAGTTGAAGCAATCAAATTAACGAGCAAATAATTCGATTGCTGAATTTTATAGGGAATAGATATTGTAGAGAAGTGAACAAAAAAAGACGGTATTTTTTGCTCAATCAAAAAAATCCCAATAAATGAGATAAATACAATAAACCAATATCTAACGATCAGATAATGATAGAAAGTAATGTCAAAAAAGACTTGGAGCATAAAATTGACTTATATGTTAATGGAAAGCTAAGCCAAGACCAAGTCGACGAACTTTGGGCTGAGTTAATACAAGACGGTTACTATTTGGATTACACTAAAAGTGTTGCCAACATTAAAGCAGTTATTGAATCACAAAGGCTTAATAAGAATACAGCTCCGGTATACAAACTGCGTAAAATTGCCAGCTATGGAACAGCAGCAGCAATAGCAATTATAATTGGAGTTATAAGTGTTATCAATTTCTCTGGTAATGACCAAACCTTCTCTCTTCAGGCCGTGAATGAACTTGATTTGGGGGAGGTTCGTGGAGATAGCGAATTATTCACCCCGACTGAAGTTATTGCCGAGGCTATTGAACTAGCTAATAATGGAAATGTAGAACAAGCAGTAACTTTACTCGAGAGAGAAATAGACCGCACTGAAGATCCGGATTTAGTAGCAGAGATTTCTCTTACTCTCGGATCAATTCAATATAATTACGGTGAATATGACGCAGCTCTCTTGAGTTTTGAAAGAGTTATAAGTCAAAATACTATTGACGTAAAAAATCTGGATAAAGGATATTGGTATTTAGCCAATACTTATCTTCAATTAGGTATGCTAGATAAAGCAGAATCTGCATTTAGAAATGTATATGAGCTTGATCAGGGATATAGCAGGATCGCTAAGACTTACCTGGATGCTTTTGAAGAAAGCCGATAATCCTAAAACGAGTTTTCTCTGATTAAAAAGATTCCTCCAATAATTATTACAAAGAATATTGGATACAATAAGCCAGCACTAGCTGGCTTTTTTGTTAGAGGAGAAGGATTTCCTATAAGCATGTATGCTCCCCAATAATAAGGGTTAGCATTTCCGGTTTTTAATAAGTTCAATTTGGCAGACCTAATTGCGTCCTCCTTTGAAATACCATCATTTACATCAGAATAGAATACGGAAGCAAACTCGGAAGCCGACTTGTCATTAACTGACCATAAATTAAGTGCCAGACTCTTGGCTCCTGCATATCTTAATGCTCTGCTAACTCCTACAACTCCGGCACCTTGTATATAGCTACCTGAGCCCGAGCTACAAGAATTCAGCATAATAAATTGATTGTTCATATTTGCATCAAAGAGCTCATAAGCATATAAAGGAGAAAATCCGTCATTAGAATCATCTCGTAAATAAATGGTAGAAAATAAAGGGTCTTGTTCGGAAACTTCACTATGAGTGGCGACATGAATGATTTCCGAGTTTGATACCATATTTAAGAATGAAGATTTGGTAGCGTTCCTCTCGAGGAAAATTTCCTGATCTTCAAAATTTACCATATGCGAACTTATTTCTCTCACTTCTTTAGTTGCAAAGGGAAGGGAACCTAAGCGATCATTTCCAGAAGCTTCAAAATTGGAAAGTGCAAACGCAGAAAAGCTGATTCCATGACTAGTTTTTTTCTTTCTGGTGTTATCCTGAAATTCATTTAAAGAAGTGAAATACTTAATAGTGTACTCCTCAATTAAGTATCTGGTAGAGCCATAGCTAGTTGCTGATTCTGGCTTTTTGATCGGGAGAACCTCTAATGGAATTCTATATAGATAGTTGTCAGGTATAACAGTAAGCTTAGAAATGCCTTCAGGAATTTCTTGCTCAAGGCGAAGTGTATTATAAATTTGATGAAGTTCATTTAAATCAGTTTCTGCTGAAGCAAGGTTATCAGCGCCAGAAATAAATAGTTGTTTTGCTTCAGAACTAAATTCAATTGGTACAATCTTTATATCATTTCTGGAGATATAGCTTGTATACAATACATTACCTACCTCAGCAAAATGTATTATGAGTTCTTCATCCGAAAGTTTGCGCTGTGCTGCCCATATTGATGGGGGCTCAAGTGAAGTATTCCTCCTGATTTTATTTAAGATCTGTTCTCGTTGAGCCTGTAACTGATCAATTTCTGCTTTCAGTTCCAGTTTTTTAGAATTCGATGACACATTTAGATACTGAGTTCTAAGATCGAGAACACGGTTGTTTAACATTTGATCCTGAGCAAGGTCTAGCTCGGATAATCTCTTGGCCCTCAGAATTGGACTGTTATATAAGGCAGCATCGTTTATTGTTTTAATTTCATCTAACAACTGTACTGCCTTAGCGAATTGACCAGACTCCAGAGCCATATTGATGAGCGCGTTGAAGGCCTCCAAATATTCTGGCTGTATAGACCAGAACCCTGTTTGTGAATTGATATTCGTTCGTTCTCGATTAACAATTTGATCAATTACAGGTTCTAACTGCAAAAAAGCGCCTCTTAAATCGCCTTGTTTTTGAAGGTATCTTGCCTCAATGGTTCGGTAATCCACCAAAAGCTCAAACTCAATATTGTCGAGGGGGTATATTTTGATTTCAGATAGTAATTCGGATGTCTCTGTTAAATTTTCCTGTTCAAAAGCAATTTTAGTAAGCCCTATTAATGCCTCCAGATAGAAAGAGGTATTTGAACTTCGAATGGAAAGTTCTTTTAAGTTATGGTATTTCTGAGAAGCTTTATCCCATTGCTTGATTGAGGCTAGAATTTCTGCTTCCTGTTTCAGAACCCTTACATAGTCACTGAAATGATTGACAGAATCTAATTCAGTTTGAGCCAATTGAAGTTCTTGTAAGGCTTTTTTTGCATCACTAAAAAAATCCCAATAAAAACTGCCAGAAAAGAAATGAAGCATGGCTAATTCATAACGATCGTGGTTATCACTTGCAATTTTCTCTGCTTGATTTAGGTAGCTAATAGCTGTTTGAACATCTTTTATTTCGGTATAGTAACTGAACAGGTTTTGAATTATGATAAGCTCGTGTTTATACACCGAATCTTGTTGGGCTTGTATTAATGCATCGAACTGCATATTTAAATATTTATTCTTTTGGCCAAGTTTTCTATAGCAGAGACTGAGGTTATTGAATAACTCAGAT
Proteins encoded in this region:
- a CDS encoding TlpA family protein disulfide reductase is translated as MKIKLLHLRIPALLISILLINCSSSNEAYLSGSIDYIGNTNAYVEIPPLHYKYSIKEQYNLELEGGNFELSIPADKPMIVWLSIQDESYPIYIEPGKSSSITIKRAAFPFEVAISGDHENLNLNYQEYLEEINGLDAAIKLEMDKFKVGQKNSALAYSKEKLSRAEKYLKGTLFDPLYQKVVGEDLVLKLRAVEYSDRHIGNYDVDTARQKVIQEAVSKDFFSLDVLESQRAGIRDFTHYYSRTFGVYDSVVNAFQMNLAEYDIKQVAYPELDEKRMQVIEHIEDQDTKAYAEMFLVAERIGEQPFSISEPSYLAYLEDYAEFEEYTEFLGWFYNEIKSVSPGQPAVPFSISDLEGNIHTLSDYKGKFVLLDFWAGWCQPCLEEFPHMREIYSSYSRDDFEIVAISTEVDSLVWVQDITRFKNPWPQLYGGDGMQQETFKAYKGGGIPFYILVDPDGNISRYNDIRPSFNFTEVLDNLIEQYNNSSSTP
- a CDS encoding tetratricopeptide repeat protein; protein product: MIESNVKKDLEHKIDLYVNGKLSQDQVDELWAELIQDGYYLDYTKSVANIKAVIESQRLNKNTAPVYKLRKIASYGTAAAIAIIIGVISVINFSGNDQTFSLQAVNELDLGEVRGDSELFTPTEVIAEAIELANNGNVEQAVTLLEREIDRTEDPDLVAEISLTLGSIQYNYGEYDAALLSFERVISQNTIDVKNLDKGYWYLANTYLQLGMLDKAESAFRNVYELDQGYSRIAKTYLDAFEESR
- a CDS encoding CHAT domain-containing protein, which translates into the protein MKFIILLFGLFLGTEASLDEQLINQTYKYIEAIEKEENLTENFWALNEIFSSTCQIHNSVSRAIFGSTSSIRYFFSEYGCGEDEASNNTNRLLRLSNFALNHGDVKIASLYILLEPSEVQRTEFFQNFDSSWSESIDQRELGLLSSINNKVKLDINVLLNPDIDLIINSILFTNNTSYLLDSDFLNSLAETWIEYFRKEGFNNDLIDSIRLINLMTIFFEIDRYEDLQYLLPFISTEELFPISTNLSRYLNIANYSLIIIGRYDESLRILREQLIPLSTYLGFTQMYEQAISRKAFSLYSLGKFDEARVEYEKLYNDPNSSISKSELFNNLSLCYRKLGQKNKYLNMQFDALIQAQQDSVYKHELIIIQNLFSYYTEIKDVQTAISYLNQAEKIASDNHDRYELAMLHFFSGSFYWDFFSDAKKALQELQLAQTELDSVNHFSDYVRVLKQEAEILASIKQWDKASQKYHNLKELSIRSSNTSFYLEALIGLTKIAFEQENLTETSELLSEIKIYPLDNIEFELLVDYRTIEARYLQKQGDLRGAFLQLEPVIDQIVNRERTNINSQTGFWSIQPEYLEAFNALINMALESGQFAKAVQLLDEIKTINDAALYNSPILRAKRLSELDLAQDQMLNNRVLDLRTQYLNVSSNSKKLELKAEIDQLQAQREQILNKIRRNTSLEPPSIWAAQRKLSDEELIIHFAEVGNVLYTSYISRNDIKIVPIEFSSEAKQLFISGADNLASAETDLNELHQIYNTLRLEQEIPEGISKLTVIPDNYLYRIPLEVLPIKKPESATSYGSTRYLIEEYTIKYFTSLNEFQDNTRKKKTSHGISFSAFALSNFEASGNDRLGSLPFATKEVREISSHMVNFEDQEIFLERNATKSSFLNMVSNSEIIHVATHSEVSEQDPLFSTIYLRDDSNDGFSPLYAYELFDANMNNQFIMLNSCSSGSGSYIQGAGVVGVSRALRYAGAKSLALNLWSVNDKSASEFASVFYSDVNDGISKEDAIRSAKLNLLKTGNANPYYWGAYMLIGNPSPLTKKPASAGLLYPIFFVIIIGGIFLIRENSF